One stretch of Siphonobacter curvatus DNA includes these proteins:
- a CDS encoding lmo0937 family membrane protein, which produces MRSLLYIIAVILIIGWLIGVVGYSAGGLIHILLVIAVISLLLTFIRRGTV; this is translated from the coding sequence ATGAGAAGTCTATTGTATATCATCGCTGTCATCTTAATTATTGGCTGGTTAATTGGAGTAGTAGGATACAGTGCCGGAGGGCTTATCCACATCTTGCTTGTAATCGCAGTTATTTCACTGCTGTTGACCTTTATCCGTAGAGGAACAGTATAG
- a CDS encoding oxidoreductase — MEKVWFVTGASKGLGLSLVKKLIATGQRVAATSRHAEALSEAVGTSSDQFLPLQVDLANEASVREAVQKTQETFGTLDVIVNNAGYGIGGSIEELTDAETRTSFDVNVFGTLNVIRAVMPYLRQQRSGHIINIASIAGFAANTGWAIYGASKFAVVGLSEVLAEDVKEFGIKVTVLEPGAFRTQFLTKESLVFAQNPIEDYQAIRNSHAKYAAMDGVQQGDPERAADVMLELAAMEQPPVRLFMGSDAYRRALQKLEIVRQDLETYQNLSFATDFQ; from the coding sequence ATGGAAAAAGTTTGGTTTGTTACAGGAGCTTCCAAAGGTTTAGGCCTCTCGCTGGTAAAAAAACTAATCGCTACCGGACAGCGGGTAGCAGCTACTTCCCGGCACGCGGAGGCCCTTAGCGAGGCAGTAGGTACGTCTTCCGATCAGTTTCTGCCTTTGCAGGTAGACTTAGCTAACGAGGCCTCCGTTCGGGAAGCCGTGCAGAAAACCCAGGAAACCTTCGGTACGCTCGACGTAATTGTCAACAATGCCGGTTACGGGATCGGCGGTAGCATTGAAGAACTAACCGACGCCGAAACGCGTACCAGCTTCGATGTCAATGTCTTCGGTACCCTTAATGTCATTCGTGCCGTGATGCCGTACCTGCGGCAGCAACGGTCGGGGCATATCATCAATATTGCTTCCATCGCTGGCTTCGCAGCCAATACGGGTTGGGCTATTTACGGGGCCAGTAAGTTCGCAGTCGTGGGACTTTCCGAAGTACTCGCGGAAGATGTGAAGGAATTCGGTATCAAGGTGACCGTGCTTGAGCCCGGAGCCTTTCGCACGCAGTTTCTTACCAAAGAATCACTCGTGTTTGCTCAAAATCCCATTGAGGACTATCAGGCCATTCGTAACTCGCACGCTAAGTACGCAGCTATGGACGGCGTACAGCAGGGTGACCCCGAACGGGCAGCGGATGTTATGCTGGAGCTAGCAGCGATGGAACAGCCACCGGTTCGTTTATTTATGGGTAGCGACGCCTACCGACGGGCTTTACAGAAGCTGGAGATCGTTCGGCAGGATTTGGAAACGTATCAAAACCTTTCTTTCGCTACGGATTTTCAGTAA
- a CDS encoding YihY/virulence factor BrkB family protein: MNRLKSIANFFAEVYSEFSSDNALKMSASLSYYMIFSLAPMLLVIISLLGIFYGQDAIQGQVFGQIQGLVGKEAALQIQEIIRRAELSNRSPLALTVGIGTLVIGATGVFGEMQDSINRIWSLRAKPKKGWLKLLINRLLSFSLIISMGFILLVSLLLNSLLDVFSSQLERLFNSQMVVVVYIINIAFIFTVITVLFALIFNVLPDGKLYWKDSFVGAGFTAILFMVGKFLIGLYLGQSNLSSTYGSAASLVIILLWVNYSAAILYFGAEFTKVYVKQYGRGIVPKNETVIVYEQEIEPKNLEQGQIPHVNVASLKGYYDRH; encoded by the coding sequence ATGAATCGCCTAAAAAGCATTGCTAATTTTTTTGCTGAAGTCTATAGTGAGTTTTCCAGTGACAACGCACTTAAGATGAGTGCTTCTCTTTCCTATTACATGATTTTTTCCCTGGCCCCTATGCTTCTAGTGATTATCTCACTACTGGGCATTTTCTACGGTCAGGACGCCATTCAGGGTCAGGTTTTCGGGCAAATTCAGGGGCTTGTCGGTAAAGAGGCCGCCTTGCAGATTCAGGAAATCATCCGCCGGGCTGAGCTTTCCAATCGTTCACCGCTGGCGTTAACAGTGGGTATTGGTACGTTAGTGATTGGGGCCACGGGGGTGTTTGGAGAAATGCAGGATTCCATCAACCGCATTTGGTCCTTACGGGCCAAACCCAAGAAAGGCTGGTTGAAGCTTCTTATTAACCGATTGCTGTCTTTTTCTCTGATCATTAGTATGGGTTTCATATTACTCGTATCGCTGCTCCTCAATTCGCTATTGGATGTGTTCAGTTCGCAACTGGAACGACTTTTCAATAGTCAAATGGTAGTCGTTGTATATATCATCAATATTGCTTTCATTTTTACGGTAATCACGGTATTGTTTGCTTTGATTTTCAATGTATTACCCGATGGAAAACTGTATTGGAAAGATTCCTTCGTTGGAGCGGGTTTTACCGCGATCCTGTTTATGGTAGGTAAATTTTTGATCGGCTTGTACTTAGGGCAGTCCAACCTTAGCTCTACCTACGGCTCAGCCGCTTCGCTGGTGATCATCCTGCTCTGGGTAAATTACTCGGCAGCTATTTTGTACTTCGGAGCGGAGTTTACTAAAGTCTATGTCAAGCAATACGGGCGGGGCATTGTACCGAAAAACGAGACCGTTATAGTCTATGAACAGGAAATTGAACCTAAAAATCTCGAACAGGGCCAGATACCCCACGTCAACGTGGCGAGTCTGAAAGGCTATTATGATAGACACTGA
- the recF gene encoding DNA replication/repair protein RecF (All proteins in this family for which functions are known are DNA-binding proteins that assist the filamentation of RecA onto DNA for the initiation of recombination or recombinational repair.), with amino-acid sequence MLFLERLHLTHYKSYESGSFQFSERVNAIVGENGSGKTNLLDAIYFLSLTKSALTTQDALSIQHGADYMVIDGNFSITPSESTADEAAPVATSVRTQQITISLPRGQRKAVLHDKKPYERLADHIGKFPVVLIAPDDTDLVREGSEERRKFFDGVLSQQRPDYLSDLLQYNRILEQRNVLLKQFHERHYTDEDLLEAYSQPLVDLALRLHEHRQAFLAEFLPVFQEHYAELSESREAVEIRYESEVDPEHFRQQFWLNRHRDVAAQRTTLGVHRDDYAFEIDAYPLKKFGSQGQQKSFVVALKLAQFHLLTQEKGWQPILLLDDIFDKLDDRRITKLMGMMKDGTFGQVFLTDARPERTETLLTEGGILANLIRTDG; translated from the coding sequence ATGCTTTTTCTCGAACGCCTTCATTTAACGCATTATAAATCCTACGAATCGGGAAGCTTTCAATTTTCTGAGCGGGTAAATGCCATTGTAGGCGAGAATGGTAGCGGAAAAACCAATCTGCTCGACGCCATTTATTTTTTATCCCTGACTAAAAGTGCACTGACTACTCAGGACGCTTTGTCCATTCAGCACGGGGCTGATTACATGGTGATTGACGGAAATTTTTCTATTACCCCCTCGGAATCCACGGCCGATGAAGCGGCTCCAGTCGCTACCTCAGTACGCACGCAGCAGATTACCATTTCCCTTCCCCGGGGTCAGCGGAAGGCCGTACTGCACGATAAGAAACCGTACGAACGACTGGCCGATCATATTGGAAAATTTCCCGTAGTCTTGATTGCCCCCGATGATACGGATCTGGTTCGGGAGGGTTCGGAAGAACGCCGGAAATTTTTTGACGGGGTACTTTCCCAGCAACGCCCCGATTACCTGAGCGATTTGCTCCAGTACAACCGGATTCTGGAACAACGGAATGTACTTCTGAAGCAATTCCACGAACGCCATTACACCGATGAAGATTTGCTGGAAGCGTATTCGCAGCCACTGGTCGATCTGGCCTTGCGGCTACACGAACACCGGCAAGCCTTCTTAGCTGAATTTTTACCCGTTTTCCAGGAGCATTACGCAGAGTTGAGCGAAAGTCGGGAGGCCGTCGAAATCCGCTATGAGTCGGAAGTGGATCCCGAACATTTTCGACAACAATTCTGGCTGAATCGGCACCGCGATGTAGCCGCCCAGCGTACAACTTTGGGCGTCCACCGGGACGATTACGCGTTTGAAATCGACGCGTATCCACTTAAAAAATTCGGCTCGCAGGGACAGCAGAAATCCTTTGTGGTAGCTTTGAAACTGGCTCAATTTCATTTATTGACGCAGGAAAAAGGTTGGCAACCCATTCTGTTACTCGACGATATTTTCGATAAACTCGATGACCGCCGAATCACCAAACTGATGGGAATGATGAAAGATGGAACCTTCGGGCAAGTTTTTCTTACGGATGCCCGCCCCGAGCGAACCGAAACGTTACTCACAGAAGGAGGAATTCTAGCGAACCTGATTCGAACGGATGGATAG
- a CDS encoding MIP/aquaporin family protein, whose amino-acid sequence MQAFWGELMGTLVLILLGDGVVANVLLKNSKGENSGWIVITAGWGFAVMLGIFVAKAFGSSDAHLNPAVTLAFAVSNQDYSTLLPYWLAQMIGAFLGAVLVWLQYLPHWAVTTEPSTKLAVFATGPAVRNRTGNFISEFIATAVLILGVSSISGAGELAIGLGPYLVGLLVWSIGLSLGGTTGYAMSPARDLAPRIAHALLPIPDKGPSDWDYAWIPVVASLLGGVAGSLLFMAFH is encoded by the coding sequence ATGCAAGCATTCTGGGGTGAACTCATGGGTACGCTCGTCTTAATTCTACTGGGCGATGGCGTCGTAGCCAATGTATTGCTAAAGAATTCCAAAGGTGAAAACAGCGGCTGGATTGTGATTACCGCCGGCTGGGGCTTTGCTGTCATGTTGGGGATCTTCGTAGCCAAAGCCTTCGGTAGTTCGGATGCTCACCTTAATCCGGCCGTCACACTCGCCTTTGCCGTCTCTAATCAGGATTACTCCACGCTTCTGCCCTACTGGCTCGCTCAGATGATCGGGGCCTTTCTGGGAGCCGTACTCGTCTGGTTACAATACCTCCCCCACTGGGCCGTAACGACCGAACCCAGCACGAAGCTGGCCGTATTTGCTACGGGACCCGCGGTGCGTAACCGAACTGGTAATTTTATCTCTGAATTTATTGCCACTGCTGTACTCATTCTCGGCGTAAGTTCAATTTCCGGGGCGGGTGAATTGGCCATTGGTCTGGGTCCTTATCTGGTAGGCTTACTGGTCTGGAGTATTGGCTTATCGCTGGGTGGTACGACCGGTTACGCCATGAGTCCGGCCCGTGACCTGGCCCCGCGAATCGCTCATGCCTTACTACCCATTCCCGACAAAGGCCCTTCCGACTGGGACTACGCCTGGATTCCCGTGGTGGCTTCCTTACTCGGGGGTGTAGCGGGTAGCCTGTTATTCATGGCTTTTCACTAG
- a CDS encoding DUF748 domain-containing protein — translation MDLPKKTTRKKKTLIIVMSILALLIIARIALPYVVLHYANKTLSTMNGYRGHIKDIDIALLRGAYKIDSVYLNKYDSTTQRQTPFFGAKLIDLSVEWKALFKGSIVGELVFESPLLRFTKDKVEPNQVKKDSSDFRDLLNDFMPLDVNRVEINDGRIEYVDEHSKPRVDIALTNAHLLALNLRNSYDSTSVLPSTVTARANVYEGEMNINGRLNLLARKPTFDVNAEVKGTNLVKLNDFFKAYAKIDVNRGTFGLYAEAAAKEGRFNGYVKPLIKNLKVLGPEDRKDNFLQKIWEGVVGTVAFAFKNQPKNQLATKIPFEGDIKEPDTNVWFMIGTILQNAFIQAIQPSIDYEINLGSVGEKKEEKKGLLERIFGGKDDKDSKNDKKKKD, via the coding sequence ATGGATCTTCCTAAGAAAACTACCCGTAAAAAGAAAACGCTCATCATTGTGATGAGTATCCTGGCTTTGCTGATCATCGCCCGGATCGCTCTCCCGTACGTGGTGCTGCATTACGCCAACAAAACGCTGTCTACCATGAACGGATACCGCGGCCACATCAAGGATATTGATATTGCTTTGTTGCGAGGTGCCTATAAAATTGACAGCGTATATCTGAACAAGTACGACTCCACGACCCAGCGGCAAACACCGTTTTTCGGAGCCAAACTTATTGACCTTTCCGTAGAATGGAAAGCCCTGTTCAAAGGCTCTATTGTGGGGGAGCTGGTGTTTGAATCACCCCTGCTCCGCTTTACCAAGGACAAGGTAGAGCCTAATCAGGTGAAGAAAGATTCGAGTGATTTTCGGGATCTGTTGAATGATTTCATGCCCTTGGATGTCAACCGGGTCGAAATCAACGATGGCCGCATTGAATACGTGGATGAACACTCCAAACCCCGGGTGGATATTGCCCTGACCAACGCTCATCTGCTAGCCCTCAACCTGCGAAACAGTTACGACTCGACTAGCGTATTACCCTCTACGGTTACGGCTCGTGCCAATGTCTACGAAGGCGAGATGAATATCAATGGCCGCCTAAACCTGCTGGCTCGAAAGCCTACGTTCGACGTAAACGCCGAGGTCAAAGGGACCAATCTGGTGAAACTTAATGATTTCTTTAAAGCATATGCCAAGATTGATGTCAATCGAGGTACGTTTGGCCTCTACGCCGAAGCGGCAGCTAAGGAAGGGCGTTTTAATGGCTACGTAAAGCCTTTGATCAAAAATCTGAAAGTGCTCGGGCCGGAGGATCGTAAAGATAATTTTCTGCAAAAAATCTGGGAAGGAGTCGTTGGTACGGTGGCTTTTGCCTTTAAAAATCAACCGAAGAACCAGTTAGCTACTAAAATTCCTTTCGAGGGGGACATAAAAGAGCCGGATACGAACGTCTGGTTTATGATTGGTACTATTCTCCAAAATGCTTTCATTCAGGCAATCCAGCCCTCCATTGATTACGAAATTAATTTGGGAAGCGTGGGTGAAAAGAAGGAAGAGAAGAAGGGTTTACTGGAAAGAATCTTCGGCGGCAAGGATGACAAAGATTCTAAGAACGACAAGAAGAAAAAGGACTAA
- a CDS encoding efflux RND transporter periplasmic adaptor subunit, translating to MKRSSNRIWWILGIIVVLLLGGLFIAKSAGWIGKEKAEEATFSVVKAADIVERVSASGKVQPEVEVKISPDVSGEIIELKIHEGDSVVKGQLLLRIRPDNYESLVARAKAALNQSKASYEQTKSALGQVDAQLIRAQADYNRNKKLYADKVISDADFETVEANYKVARQNVESAQANIEAARFAVESADAGLRDANETLRKTTIYAPSNGIISKLDVELGERVVGTSQMAGTEMLRIANLNNMEVRVNVNENDIVRVNVGDSVIIDVDAYSYSGRKFKGLVTSIANTANGSGSSLSAAATSTDAVTEFEVKIRILPESYLDLVDRKNKRSFPFRPGMTASVEVVTDRKNGVLSVPIAAVTTRSEEKETAATDPQSQKNRSEARPQEVVFIHKNGVVQMRPVKTGISDFENIEILSGLKAGEEVVSGPFTLVSKTLKAGDKVMKKVEKEKK from the coding sequence ATGAAACGTTCTTCAAATCGAATTTGGTGGATTCTCGGAATAATAGTAGTTCTGCTGTTGGGGGGGCTCTTCATAGCCAAATCAGCCGGTTGGATCGGAAAAGAAAAAGCCGAAGAAGCAACCTTTAGCGTAGTGAAAGCGGCCGATATTGTCGAACGCGTCAGTGCCTCTGGTAAGGTACAGCCCGAAGTAGAAGTAAAAATTAGTCCGGACGTATCGGGTGAAATCATTGAGTTGAAGATTCACGAAGGGGATTCCGTTGTAAAAGGCCAACTATTACTTCGTATTCGCCCGGACAACTATGAGTCGCTGGTAGCTCGGGCCAAAGCAGCGTTGAATCAGTCCAAAGCCAGTTATGAACAAACGAAGTCGGCCCTCGGTCAGGTAGACGCTCAGTTGATACGGGCTCAGGCCGATTACAACCGGAACAAAAAACTCTACGCGGATAAAGTCATTTCGGATGCCGATTTCGAAACGGTTGAAGCCAACTACAAGGTAGCCCGGCAAAATGTAGAATCAGCCCAAGCCAACATTGAAGCTGCCCGATTCGCCGTCGAAAGTGCCGATGCCGGCTTACGCGATGCCAATGAAACCTTACGCAAAACCACTATTTACGCTCCCTCCAACGGAATTATTTCCAAGCTGGACGTTGAGCTAGGCGAACGCGTTGTAGGAACTTCGCAAATGGCCGGTACGGAAATGCTACGGATTGCGAATCTGAACAATATGGAAGTACGGGTCAATGTCAATGAAAACGACATTGTTCGGGTAAACGTAGGCGATTCGGTAATTATTGACGTGGATGCGTATTCCTATTCCGGTCGAAAATTCAAAGGCCTGGTTACTTCTATTGCGAATACGGCCAATGGCAGTGGAAGCTCGTTATCGGCAGCAGCTACCTCTACGGATGCAGTAACGGAATTTGAAGTGAAAATCAGAATTTTACCGGAATCCTATCTGGATCTGGTGGATCGAAAAAATAAACGTAGCTTCCCTTTTCGTCCGGGTATGACGGCTTCCGTCGAGGTCGTTACGGATCGCAAAAACGGAGTACTCAGTGTACCCATTGCCGCAGTCACTACGCGTAGTGAAGAAAAAGAAACGGCAGCGACGGATCCTCAATCGCAAAAAAACCGGTCCGAAGCTCGTCCGCAGGAAGTAGTCTTTATTCACAAAAACGGCGTAGTGCAGATGCGTCCGGTGAAAACGGGTATTAGCGATTTTGAAAATATTGAAATTCTTTCGGGCCTAAAAGCCGGAGAAGAAGTTGTATCCGGGCCCTTTACCCTCGTTTCCAAAACGCTTAAAGCCGGGGATAAGGTGATGAAGAAAGTGGAAAAAGAAAAGAAATAG
- the glpK gene encoding glycerol kinase GlpK, with product MYIGSIDQGTTSTRFIIFDKQGQIISLAQKEHAQLYPQPGWVEHNPDEIWCNTKEVIQKALKQANLTPKDLVAVGITNQRETTVMWNRYTGKPYYNALVWQDTRTSALVTELSAEAGPDRFREQTGLPLATYFSSLKIKWLLKNVATLEKDALKGEVLFGTMDTYLLWHLTGGMKGGLHLTDVTNASRTQLMDLRTLQWDEGLLETFGIPRSILPKIRSSSEVYATAKGVLEGVPLAGILGDQQAALVGQTCFRPGEAKNTYGTGCFMLLNTGDSLTQSTHGLVTTVAYQLGNQPVQYALEGSVAIAGALVQWLRDNLGLIEKSSDIETLARTVEDNGGCYFVPAFSGLYAPYWRSDARGVVAGLTRFVTKGHLGRAALEATAFQTLEILEAMEKDAGVRLSELRVDGGMTVNELLMQFQSDLLNVPVVRPTMIETTALGAAYAAGLAVGYWKDLDDLRQNWGIEKTWKPQMPRAKRNAMYRSWRKAVRRSFGWEE from the coding sequence ATGTACATTGGATCGATTGATCAGGGTACGACGAGTACCCGATTTATTATTTTTGATAAACAAGGGCAGATTATTTCACTGGCTCAGAAAGAGCATGCCCAATTGTACCCGCAACCCGGCTGGGTAGAACACAATCCCGACGAAATTTGGTGTAATACCAAAGAAGTCATTCAAAAGGCGTTGAAACAGGCCAACCTGACGCCCAAGGACCTCGTTGCGGTGGGTATTACCAACCAGCGGGAAACTACCGTAATGTGGAATCGCTATACCGGCAAACCGTATTACAATGCGTTGGTCTGGCAGGATACGCGAACGAGTGCTTTAGTAACGGAATTGTCCGCTGAAGCAGGTCCGGACCGCTTTCGTGAACAAACGGGGCTGCCGCTGGCTACGTACTTCAGCAGTTTGAAAATCAAGTGGCTATTGAAAAACGTCGCTACGCTGGAGAAGGATGCATTGAAAGGGGAAGTACTGTTTGGAACGATGGATACGTACCTGCTTTGGCACCTGACGGGCGGTATGAAAGGGGGCCTGCACCTGACTGACGTCACCAACGCCAGCCGAACGCAGCTCATGGATTTACGTACCTTACAATGGGATGAGGGCTTATTGGAAACGTTTGGCATTCCCCGCAGTATCCTGCCCAAAATCCGTTCCTCTTCAGAAGTCTATGCAACGGCCAAAGGCGTACTTGAAGGCGTACCGCTCGCGGGCATTCTGGGCGATCAACAGGCGGCCCTGGTGGGGCAAACTTGTTTTCGTCCGGGCGAAGCAAAGAATACGTACGGCACGGGCTGTTTTATGTTGCTCAACACCGGCGACTCGCTAACCCAGTCCACTCACGGCCTCGTGACGACCGTAGCGTATCAGTTGGGCAATCAACCGGTTCAGTACGCTCTGGAAGGCTCCGTGGCCATTGCCGGGGCTTTGGTACAGTGGTTACGGGACAACCTGGGCCTCATCGAAAAAAGCTCAGATATCGAAACGCTGGCCCGCACCGTGGAAGACAACGGTGGCTGTTATTTCGTACCGGCTTTTTCGGGGCTGTATGCTCCCTACTGGCGAAGCGATGCCCGGGGCGTCGTAGCTGGCTTGACCCGTTTCGTCACCAAAGGTCACCTGGGGCGGGCCGCTCTGGAAGCCACCGCCTTTCAAACGCTGGAAATTCTGGAAGCCATGGAAAAAGATGCGGGGGTACGGCTCTCGGAATTACGCGTCGATGGCGGTATGACGGTTAATGAACTCCTCATGCAGTTTCAGTCGGATTTACTGAATGTTCCCGTAGTACGTCCGACCATGATTGAAACCACCGCTCTGGGAGCCGCCTACGCCGCCGGACTAGCCGTGGGCTACTGGAAAGACCTTGATGACTTACGCCAGAACTGGGGCATCGAAAAAACCTGGAAACCGCAAATGCCCCGAGCCAAACGCAACGCTATGTACCGAAGCTGGCGAAAGGCCGTGCGGCGGTCGTTTGGCTGGGAAGAGTAA
- the pdhA gene encoding pyruvate dehydrogenase (acetyl-transferring) E1 component subunit alpha: MAKKEKAEAKVKYPKETYLYWFENMLLQRRFEEKAGQLYGQQKIRGFCHLYIGQEACSSGCVTALTKDDKWITAYRDHGFPLALGTSPNAIMAELFGKATGTTKGKGGSMHIFDKEVNFVGGHGIVGAQIPLGAGIAFAEKYLKTKNLCICFFGDGAVRQGALHEAFNMAMTWKLPVIFVVENNGYAMGTSVARTSNVTDLYTIGEAYDMPSEPVDGMSVEAVHEAVSRAAERARNGEGPTFLEFKTYRYRGHSMSDPQKYRTKDEVEEYKRRDPIEWVRATILENELATEEELAAIEDKIKEQVAESVKFAEESPWPDPSEAYKDVYVQEDYPFIQE; the protein is encoded by the coding sequence ATGGCAAAAAAAGAAAAAGCCGAAGCGAAGGTAAAATACCCGAAAGAAACCTACCTCTATTGGTTTGAAAATATGCTGCTTCAGCGGCGTTTTGAAGAAAAAGCCGGGCAGCTCTACGGACAACAAAAAATCCGGGGTTTCTGCCACTTGTACATTGGTCAGGAAGCCTGCTCGTCGGGTTGCGTTACGGCCCTGACGAAAGATGACAAGTGGATCACTGCGTACCGTGACCACGGGTTTCCCCTGGCCCTGGGTACCAGCCCGAATGCAATCATGGCCGAATTGTTCGGCAAAGCTACGGGTACGACCAAAGGAAAAGGCGGATCGATGCACATTTTCGACAAAGAAGTAAACTTCGTCGGAGGTCATGGGATCGTCGGTGCTCAGATCCCGCTGGGAGCTGGTATTGCCTTTGCTGAGAAGTATCTCAAAACAAAAAATTTGTGTATCTGTTTCTTTGGCGACGGTGCCGTTCGTCAGGGAGCTTTGCACGAAGCTTTTAACATGGCTATGACCTGGAAACTGCCCGTCATTTTCGTGGTAGAAAACAATGGTTACGCCATGGGAACGTCTGTCGCACGGACGTCTAACGTAACGGATTTGTACACCATCGGCGAGGCCTACGATATGCCTTCGGAGCCCGTAGATGGGATGAGCGTAGAAGCCGTACACGAAGCCGTAAGCCGGGCTGCCGAGCGGGCTCGTAACGGCGAGGGTCCTACCTTCCTCGAATTCAAAACGTACCGCTACCGGGGTCACTCGATGTCCGATCCTCAGAAGTACCGGACGAAAGATGAGGTAGAAGAATACAAACGCCGTGACCCGATTGAATGGGTACGGGCGACCATCCTCGAAAACGAGCTGGCTACGGAAGAAGAGCTGGCCGCTATCGAAGATAAGATCAAAGAGCAGGTGGCAGAATCGGTGAAATTTGCCGAAGAATCACCCTGGCCAGATCCGAGCGAAGCGTACAAAGACGTATACGTTCAGGAAGATTATCCGTTTATTCAGGAGTAA
- a CDS encoding TolC family protein produces the protein MMGKAWLLGVSLLLAYPVWGQTNTAPKRSLQECVDIAWKNNLDVKQSEVQVAVNRNTLDQSKFSRLPTLNSAITQGLNLGRNIDPFTNSYVTQTLNYNNANLTSTAIIYNGGIVNNTIKQNQLNTQASEFDVQATRDQVALNVVLAYLQVLNNEDILAVSRTQVDITQQQVTRTEKLVNAGALPQANLLDLQAQFANDELSVVTAENNLAISRVQLLQLMNEPEIRELVLDRMSINTPDDTYQTPIQDIYATAVQTQSAVKAADLRTLSARKGVDIARGGYFPSLGFNLSVGSNYSSAARRSLAGTPTTVTNTAFVEFQGQQVPITFTTTQPGFLTQNIPWTEQLTNNVNGGIGLSLRVPIFNAYQVRYRTSTASLNVKSQEYQAASVRLQLRQNIEQAYVNMTSAAKRYASLTRQVESLELAFKAAESRFNAGAINSVDYNLAKSNLDRSRINQIQAKYDYVLRIKVLDYYQNKPLSF, from the coding sequence ATGATGGGAAAGGCCTGGCTATTGGGAGTAAGCTTGTTGCTAGCTTATCCGGTTTGGGGGCAAACGAATACAGCACCGAAGCGTTCGCTCCAGGAATGTGTCGATATTGCCTGGAAAAACAATCTGGACGTAAAACAAAGCGAGGTACAGGTTGCCGTGAACCGTAATACTTTGGATCAATCCAAGTTCTCTCGTTTACCTACGCTAAATAGTGCCATTACGCAGGGACTAAACTTGGGTCGAAATATTGACCCTTTTACCAACAGCTACGTAACCCAAACGCTCAACTACAACAATGCTAACCTGACTTCTACTGCCATTATTTACAATGGCGGAATTGTCAATAATACCATCAAGCAAAATCAATTGAATACGCAGGCTAGCGAATTCGATGTGCAGGCTACCCGCGATCAGGTTGCTTTAAACGTCGTGCTGGCGTATCTACAGGTGCTTAACAACGAAGATATTCTGGCTGTATCCCGTACGCAGGTAGACATTACGCAGCAACAGGTCACCCGTACCGAAAAGCTGGTCAATGCCGGAGCTTTGCCACAGGCTAATCTGCTGGATTTGCAGGCACAGTTTGCCAACGATGAACTGTCAGTAGTAACGGCGGAGAATAACTTGGCAATTTCCAGAGTGCAACTTCTGCAACTGATGAATGAACCAGAAATTCGGGAATTAGTGCTGGATCGAATGAGCATCAATACGCCCGATGATACGTACCAAACGCCTATTCAAGATATTTACGCCACGGCAGTGCAGACCCAGTCGGCCGTAAAAGCGGCGGATCTTCGGACTCTGAGTGCTCGTAAGGGCGTTGATATTGCTCGGGGCGGCTATTTCCCTTCGCTAGGTTTTAACTTGTCCGTCGGTAGCAACTATTCGAGTGCGGCCCGCCGTTCACTGGCTGGTACACCCACGACGGTTACCAATACAGCTTTTGTTGAGTTTCAAGGGCAGCAGGTGCCCATTACCTTTACCACCACGCAGCCCGGTTTTCTTACCCAAAATATTCCCTGGACGGAGCAGCTAACCAATAACGTTAACGGTGGCATTGGCTTAAGCCTGCGAGTTCCCATTTTCAACGCTTATCAGGTTCGGTATCGGACTTCTACCGCTAGCTTGAATGTCAAAAGTCAGGAATATCAGGCGGCTAGTGTACGTCTGCAATTGCGACAGAATATCGAACAGGCGTACGTAAACATGACCTCCGCCGCCAAACGTTACGCATCACTAACCCGGCAGGTGGAATCGCTGGAGCTGGCCTTTAAAGCCGCCGAAAGTCGATTCAATGCGGGGGCCATCAATTCAGTGGATTACAACCTGGCGAAGTCGAATTTGGACCGCTCCCGAATCAATCAGATTCAAGCCAAATACGACTATGTGCTGAGAATTAAAGTGCTGGATTACTATCAAAATAAGCCGCTATCTTTCTAA